A single genomic interval of Rhododendron vialii isolate Sample 1 chromosome 3a, ASM3025357v1 harbors:
- the LOC131319846 gene encoding AAA-ATPase At2g46620-like, producing the protein MLPPNPILLLAAITASYLLFRFLYKTSVLQIVRNWCRLIADKCHVHQTYRIPQFNEHMQENHLYRKVSTYLNSLPAVEDSDGANLFAGPKPNDIVPVLDDNQTLIDAFLGARVHWTNERSDRDGSRALLLRIRRKDKRRILRPYLQHIHATFEDIDQRKKEVKLFLNAEERPERNGRWRSVPFTHPSTIETVAMDSDVKNKIKSDMESFLKSRQYYHRLGRVWKRSYLLYGPSGTGKSSFVAGMAKFLCYDVYDVDLSNVSDDSDLKMLLLHTTNKSLIVIEDLDRYLAAKPTAVSLSGILNFMDGIFSCCGEERVMVFTMNGKDQIDPTVLRPGRIDVHVYFPLCDFSAFKTLASSHLGLKEHKLFPQVEEVFQTGASLSPAEIGEIMISNRTSPSRAIKTVITALQSNSVDRRGSGNLGPRLTESSSGRSYGEPGECGSFFTRDGSHTMKEFRKLYGLLRMRSGRKNSEDLDLSERENSRHEIEVK; encoded by the coding sequence ATGCTTCCACCGAACCCAATTCTACTCCTAGCCGCAATCACGGCTTCCTACTTGCTTTTCCGGTTCCTGTACAAAACGTCCGTCCTCCAAATCGTCAGAAACTGGTGCAGATTGATCGCCGACAAATGCCACGTCCACCAGACCTACAGAATCCCGCAATTCAACGAGCACATGCAGGAGAACCACCTATACAGGAAAGTCTCCACCTACCTCAACTCGCTCCCGGCCGTCGAGGACTCCGACGGGGCCAACCTCTTCGCCGGTCCGAAGCCGAACGACATCGTCCCGGTACTCGACGACAACCAGACGCTGATCGACGCGTTCCTGGGCGCCAGGGTGCACTGGACGAACGAGAGGTCCGATCGGGACGGATCGCGGGCGTTGCTTCTAAGGATCAGGAGGAAGGACAAGCGTCGGATCCTCCGCCCTTACTTGCAGCACATTCACGCGACCTTCGAGGATATTGACCAGAGGAAAAAGGAGGTGAAGCTTTTCTTGAACGCGGAGGAGCGACCGGAGAGGAACGGACGGTGGAGATCTGTCCCGTTCACCCATCCGTCCACGATCGAAACGGTCGCGATGGATTCCGATGTGAAGAACAAGATCAAGTCGGACATGGAGTCCTTTCTCAAGTCGAGGCAGTACTACCACCGCCTGGGCCGCGTCTGGAAGCGGAGTTATCTACTGTACGGACCTTCCGGCACAGGAAAATCGAGCTTCGTCGCCGGAATGGCCAAGTTCCTCTGCTACGACGTGTACGACGTCGACCTATCGAACGTATCGGACGACTCCGATTTAAAGATGCTGCTGCTGCACACGACGAACAAGTCGTTGATCGTGATCGAGGATCTCGACCGTTACCTGGCCGCGAAACCGACGGCCGTGAGCTTGTCCGGGATACTCAACTTCATGGACGGAATATTCTCCTGCTGCGGGGAAGAGCGCGTCATGGTCTTCACGATGAACGGCAAGGATCAGATCGATCCGACGGTCCTCAGGCCCGGGAGGATCGACGTACACGTGTACTTCCCCCTGTGTGATTTCTCCGCTTTCAAGACCCTGGCCAGTAGCCATTTGGGTCTGAAAGAGCACAAGCTCTTCCCGCAGGTGGAAGAGGTTTTCCAAACCGGGGCGAGTTTGAGCCCGGCCGAGATCGGGGAGATCATGATCTCGAACCGGACCTCGCCGAGCCGGGCGATAAAAACGGTTATCACTGCCTTGCAGAGCAATAGTGTGGACCGTAGGGGGTCGGGTAACCTCGGGCCGAGACTGACCGAGAGCTCGTCGGGTCGGAGCTACGGAGAGCCCGGCGAGTGCGGGTCGTTCTTTACCCGGGACGGGTCCCATACGATGAAGGAGTTTCGGAAGTTGTACGGGCTGTTGAGGATGAGGAGCGGTAGGAAGAATTCGGAGGATTTGGatttgagtgagagagaaaattcGCGGCACGAAATTGAAGTCAAATGA